One stretch of Amycolatopsis sp. NBC_00345 DNA includes these proteins:
- a CDS encoding helix-turn-helix domain-containing protein: protein MPGNDAARLWAALPRELAIRFKPRVNPLARAILREVQRAVPEYRRPLEGGFGRVITQGVRQSILQCLESVGTPATAAGPAEAWAAVFRNLGKIEFQEGRSLDCLQTAYRVGGQVAWQHISDFARATGLSADALCIGAEATFAYVNEISALSIEGYTAARDRASGTRVRRRHRLLELLLSDPPPAPGAVAAQAVAAEWALPAEVAVVALEARPGRAQDVPPDLHPDVLTVLDGDEPCLVTGAPQRDLRDLGALFPGRRAVVGPTVPTADAARSLQWAQRTLRLVQRGVLPDAQLTLCADHLSTLWLLADQFLIRELCAKSLEPFAGLTPKQRARLGETLLVWLQTRGGSAPEIGKRLKVHPQTVRYRMRQIVELFGDRLENPDDRLDLEIALRAQALLDS from the coding sequence CTGCCCGGGAACGACGCGGCCCGGTTGTGGGCCGCACTCCCCCGCGAGCTGGCGATCCGGTTCAAGCCCCGGGTCAACCCGCTCGCCAGGGCGATCCTGCGGGAGGTCCAGCGGGCGGTGCCCGAGTACCGCAGGCCGCTCGAGGGCGGCTTCGGCCGGGTGATCACACAGGGTGTCCGGCAGTCGATCCTGCAGTGCCTCGAAAGTGTCGGCACGCCCGCCACCGCAGCCGGGCCCGCCGAGGCGTGGGCCGCAGTGTTCCGCAACCTCGGGAAGATCGAGTTCCAGGAGGGGCGCAGCCTCGACTGCCTGCAGACCGCCTACCGGGTGGGCGGGCAGGTGGCCTGGCAGCACATCTCCGACTTCGCCAGGGCGACCGGGCTGTCCGCGGACGCGCTGTGCATCGGCGCGGAGGCGACTTTCGCCTACGTCAACGAAATCTCCGCGCTGTCGATCGAGGGCTACACCGCCGCCCGTGACCGCGCCTCGGGCACCCGGGTCCGGCGGCGGCACCGGCTGCTGGAGCTGCTGCTGTCCGACCCGCCGCCGGCCCCGGGGGCGGTCGCGGCGCAGGCCGTCGCCGCCGAGTGGGCGCTCCCCGCCGAAGTCGCGGTGGTCGCGCTGGAGGCCCGGCCCGGCCGGGCCCAGGACGTCCCGCCCGACCTGCACCCGGACGTGCTCACCGTGCTCGACGGCGACGAGCCCTGCCTGGTCACCGGCGCCCCGCAACGGGACCTGCGAGACCTCGGCGCGCTCTTCCCCGGCCGCCGGGCCGTCGTGGGCCCCACCGTCCCGACCGCCGACGCGGCCCGCTCGCTGCAGTGGGCCCAGCGCACCCTGCGCCTGGTCCAGCGCGGCGTCCTGCCCGACGCGCAGCTCACCCTGTGCGCCGATCACCTGTCCACGCTGTGGCTGCTCGCCGACCAGTTCCTCATCCGCGAGCTGTGCGCCAAGAGCCTCGAACCGTTCGCCGGCCTGACGCCGAAACAACGCGCGCGGCTGGGCGAGACCCTGCTGGTCTGGCTCCAGACCCGGGGCGGCAGCGCGCCGGAAATCGGGAAACGGCTCAAGGTGCACCCCCAGACGGTGCGCTACCGCATGCGGCAGATCGTCGAGCTGTTCGGGGACCGCCTCGAGAACCCGGACGACCGGCTCGACCTGGAGATCGCGTTGCGCGCCCAGGCTCTGTTGGATTCCTGA
- a CDS encoding MCE family protein has protein sequence MKLVAQKRATRVNRATRWIAVLSLVLATTGCSGGFNVYDLPLPGGAALGANPMHVTASFTDVLDLVPQSGVKVNDVAVGKVTRIDLAPDGRSAVVVLTINNDVTLPANAVARLRQASILGEKFVELAPPADATPTGRLADGAVIPLDRSSLTPQIEEVFGALSLLLNGGGVAQVQNISHQLNLALGGKESAARSLLSSLNTLMTGLDQQRGEITRALDSVQKLSATLDAHREDITTTLTGLTPGIKVLDDQKAALTGMLDSLDGLTSVAVGTVNQSKDDLVADLKALAPLLRRLADSGDALPKAMEMLFTFPFPDAALDTIRGDYLNTFVRKGN, from the coding sequence ATGAAACTCGTGGCCCAAAAACGGGCAACCCGAGTCAACCGGGCAACACGGTGGATCGCCGTTCTCTCGCTCGTGCTCGCGACCACCGGCTGCAGCGGCGGGTTCAACGTCTACGACCTCCCGCTGCCCGGCGGCGCCGCGCTGGGCGCGAACCCGATGCACGTGACCGCGAGTTTCACCGACGTGCTCGACCTGGTCCCGCAGTCCGGGGTCAAGGTGAACGACGTCGCGGTCGGGAAGGTGACCCGGATCGACCTGGCGCCGGACGGCCGCAGCGCGGTGGTCGTCCTCACCATCAACAACGACGTCACCCTTCCCGCCAACGCGGTCGCCCGGCTGCGGCAGGCGAGCATCCTCGGCGAGAAGTTCGTCGAGCTGGCCCCGCCGGCCGACGCGACGCCGACCGGGCGGCTGGCGGACGGCGCCGTCATCCCGCTGGACCGGTCCAGCCTGACCCCGCAGATCGAAGAGGTCTTCGGCGCGCTGTCGCTCCTGCTCAACGGCGGCGGCGTGGCCCAGGTGCAGAACATCAGCCACCAGCTCAACCTGGCGCTGGGCGGGAAGGAGTCCGCCGCCCGCAGCCTGCTGTCCAGCCTGAACACCCTGATGACCGGGCTGGACCAGCAGCGCGGCGAGATCACCCGCGCGCTCGACAGCGTGCAGAAGCTCTCCGCCACGCTGGACGCCCATCGCGAGGACATCACCACCACGCTCACCGGCCTCACCCCCGGGATCAAGGTGCTCGACGACCAGAAGGCCGCGCTGACCGGCATGCTCGACTCCCTCGACGGCCTGACCTCGGTGGCCGTCGGCACCGTCAACCAGAGCAAGGACGACCTGGTGGCCGACCTGAAGGCGCTGGCGCCGCTGCTGCGCCGGCTCGCCGACTCCGGCGACGCGCTGCCCAAGGCGATGGAGATGCTGTTCACCTTCCCGTTCCCCGACGCCGCGCTGGACACCATCCGGGGCGACTACCTCAACACCTTCGTCCGGAAGGGGAACTGA
- a CDS encoding MCE family protein: MSRHVADSEQVDLEQGELADLGAGARRRTLRRRLALGVAAALIVCGVWPLVTAPSDRVVTAYFAAAVGIYPNSDVRVLGVPVGSVTAVQPQGTQVKVTMKVRPGLQLPADAGAAVITPSLVADRYVQLTPPYTGGPLFTGAEIPRQRTATPVEVDQLMASLKQLMGALGPNGANKDGAVSDLLTTSAAYLDGNGKLVGQAIKNLGDLARTAGDSKDDLFGTVDDIGKFTAMLASNDDQVKQAAGQLASISKVLADQRDQFPAALDELTQALGMVQGFIKDNRGKVQSDVDKLADVTKVLSDQKQSLAEALSAAPNALTNLLGAYDPATGTLDGRGNLLEFPGQK; encoded by the coding sequence ATGTCGCGTCACGTCGCTGATTCAGAACAGGTTGATCTGGAGCAGGGTGAGCTGGCCGATCTCGGGGCCGGGGCCCGTCGCCGGACCCTGCGCCGACGGCTCGCCCTCGGCGTGGCCGCCGCGCTGATCGTGTGCGGCGTGTGGCCGCTCGTCACCGCTCCGTCGGACCGGGTCGTGACGGCGTACTTCGCCGCCGCGGTCGGCATCTACCCGAATTCCGACGTCCGGGTGCTCGGGGTGCCCGTCGGCTCGGTGACCGCGGTGCAGCCGCAGGGCACCCAGGTGAAGGTGACCATGAAGGTCCGGCCCGGCCTGCAGCTGCCCGCCGACGCCGGGGCCGCGGTGATCACCCCGAGCCTGGTCGCCGACCGCTACGTGCAGCTCACCCCGCCCTACACCGGCGGCCCGCTGTTCACCGGCGCGGAGATCCCGCGGCAGCGGACCGCGACCCCGGTCGAGGTGGACCAGCTCATGGCCAGCCTGAAACAGCTGATGGGCGCGCTGGGCCCGAACGGGGCGAACAAGGACGGCGCGGTCAGCGACCTGCTCACCACGTCGGCCGCCTACCTCGACGGCAACGGGAAGCTCGTCGGCCAGGCGATCAAGAACCTCGGCGACCTCGCCCGCACCGCCGGCGACTCGAAGGACGACCTGTTCGGCACGGTGGACGACATCGGCAAGTTCACCGCCATGCTGGCGTCCAACGACGACCAGGTGAAGCAGGCGGCCGGGCAGCTGGCGTCGATCAGCAAGGTGCTCGCCGACCAGCGGGACCAGTTCCCCGCCGCGCTCGACGAGCTGACCCAGGCGCTCGGCATGGTGCAGGGGTTCATCAAGGACAACCGGGGCAAGGTCCAGTCCGATGTGGACAAGCTGGCCGACGTGACGAAGGTGCTCTCCGACCAGAAGCAGTCGCTGGCCGAAGCGCTGAGCGCCGCGCCGAACGCGCTGACGAACCTGCTCGGTGCGTACGACCCGGCGACCGGAACCCTCGACGGCCGCGGCAACCTCCTCGAATTCCCGGGGCAGAAATGA
- a CDS encoding MCE family protein: MNRLGTQLAGAAFLVVLALLGWLTVAIYDKDFDHSDLVRLETDRAGSQLSPTAEVKVRGVPFGEVREVRSTPAGAEIDLALDPAKIGALPRNVSARLLPKTLFGQRYVDLVLPQTGQGNLRAGDVIAQDNSSNAIEVERVLDDLLPLLRAVQPQKLNSSLGAISQALDNRGKPLGDSIVKLQNLLAQVNPLLPRLQQDLSGLAAASDVYTTAAPDILHALADLSTTSKTIVDDQDGLRSLFASATGASQNLGDFLRKNKDNLIGVSAESRSSLELLSQYSPEFPCLFDAVNRLKPLMEKALGAGTGEPGLHVVLTVQDPREKYVPGRDTPSFTATGGPRCYGGGGGGATAGVAAGGAAGDDGGDLGPANSAGERALVTELLRPQLGDVPGWSSVLIGPALRGTEVTVR, translated from the coding sequence GTGAACCGGCTCGGCACGCAACTGGCCGGGGCCGCCTTCCTGGTCGTGCTCGCCCTGCTCGGCTGGCTGACCGTGGCGATCTACGACAAGGACTTCGACCACTCCGACCTGGTCCGCCTGGAGACCGACCGGGCGGGCAGCCAGCTCTCGCCGACGGCCGAGGTCAAGGTGCGCGGAGTGCCGTTCGGCGAGGTCCGCGAAGTGCGGAGCACGCCGGCGGGCGCCGAGATCGACCTCGCGCTGGACCCGGCGAAGATCGGCGCGCTGCCCCGGAACGTCTCGGCCCGGCTGCTGCCGAAAACCCTGTTCGGCCAGCGCTACGTCGACCTCGTGCTGCCGCAGACCGGCCAGGGGAACCTGCGGGCGGGCGACGTGATCGCGCAGGACAACTCCTCCAACGCGATCGAGGTGGAACGGGTCCTCGACGACCTGCTGCCGCTGCTGCGCGCGGTCCAGCCGCAGAAGCTCAACAGCTCGCTCGGCGCCATCTCCCAGGCGCTGGACAACCGCGGCAAACCCCTCGGGGACAGCATCGTCAAGCTGCAGAACCTGCTCGCCCAGGTGAACCCGCTGCTCCCGCGGCTGCAGCAGGACCTCAGCGGGCTGGCCGCCGCCTCCGACGTCTACACCACGGCCGCGCCGGACATCCTGCACGCGCTGGCCGACCTGTCGACGACCTCGAAGACGATCGTCGACGACCAGGACGGGCTGCGCTCCCTGTTCGCCAGCGCCACCGGCGCGTCGCAGAACCTGGGCGACTTCCTCCGGAAGAACAAGGACAACCTGATCGGGGTGTCCGCGGAGAGCCGGTCCTCGCTGGAACTGCTTTCCCAGTACTCGCCGGAGTTCCCCTGCCTCTTCGACGCGGTGAACCGGCTGAAACCGTTGATGGAGAAGGCACTCGGGGCCGGTACCGGCGAGCCGGGGCTGCACGTCGTGCTCACCGTCCAGGACCCGCGGGAGAAGTACGTGCCCGGGCGGGACACCCCGTCCTTCACCGCGACCGGGGGACCCCGGTGTTACGGCGGAGGCGGCGGCGGTGCGACGGCCGGAGTGGCAGCCGGCGGGGCAGCCGGAGATGACGGCGGCGATCTCGGACCGGCTAACTCGGCCGGTGAACGCGCGCTCGTGACCGAACTGCTCCGTCCCCAGCTGGGCGACGTGCCCGGCTGGAGCAGTGTGCTGATCGGACCCGCGCTGCGGGGGACGGAGGTGACCGTCCGATGA
- a CDS encoding MCE family protein, with the protein MKVGLVTAAVMIVIGLLTFFSGDLPLIGGGTTYQAEFHEAAGLRSGDEVRVAGVKVGEVTGVDLAGDHVDVRFRVQDTWVGDRTTAAIKIKTLLGQKNLVLDPVGGTELDPGKPIPLERTSSPYDVTTVFNDLGSTLGSINTDQLAQAFRALSGTIGASAPADVRAAFTGVAALSQTLASRDDELVKLFQNTQAISKTLADRSGQIGSLIRDGNTLLTQLNARKDSISKLFTGIRSLSTQLRGLVADNQKTLGPALDQLDRVAGVLQQNQAKLEDSLRLAGPFYRLLGNALGNGHWIDTYLCGLIPDGTTPGSCAPPPNGGR; encoded by the coding sequence ATGAAGGTCGGCCTGGTGACCGCGGCCGTGATGATCGTGATCGGCCTGCTCACCTTCTTCTCCGGCGACCTGCCGCTGATCGGCGGGGGCACCACGTACCAGGCGGAGTTCCACGAGGCGGCCGGGCTCCGCTCCGGGGACGAGGTCCGCGTCGCCGGGGTCAAGGTCGGCGAGGTGACCGGCGTCGACCTGGCCGGGGACCACGTGGACGTGCGGTTCCGCGTCCAGGACACCTGGGTCGGCGACCGCACCACCGCCGCGATCAAGATCAAAACGCTGCTGGGGCAGAAGAACCTGGTGCTCGACCCGGTCGGCGGCACCGAGCTGGACCCGGGCAAGCCGATCCCGCTGGAGCGCACCAGCTCGCCCTACGACGTCACGACCGTGTTCAACGACCTGGGCAGCACCCTCGGCTCGATCAACACCGACCAGCTGGCGCAGGCTTTCCGGGCGCTGTCGGGGACCATCGGCGCTTCCGCTCCGGCGGACGTGCGCGCGGCGTTCACCGGCGTGGCCGCGCTGTCGCAGACTCTGGCCTCCCGGGACGACGAGCTGGTGAAGCTGTTCCAGAACACCCAGGCCATCTCGAAGACACTCGCGGACCGGTCCGGCCAGATCGGCTCGCTGATCAGGGACGGCAACACCCTGCTGACGCAGCTGAACGCCCGCAAGGACTCGATCTCGAAGCTGTTCACCGGGATCCGGAGCCTGTCGACGCAGCTGCGCGGGCTGGTGGCGGACAACCAGAAGACGCTGGGCCCGGCGCTCGACCAGCTCGACCGCGTCGCCGGGGTGCTGCAGCAGAACCAGGCGAAGCTCGAGGACAGCCTGCGCCTGGCCGGGCCGTTCTACCGGCTGCTCGGCAACGCGCTCGGCAACGGCCACTGGATCGACACCTACCTGTGCGGGCTCATCCCGGACGGGACCACCCCGGGCAGCTGCGCGCCGCCACCGAACGGAGGACGCTGA
- a CDS encoding MlaD family protein, with translation MLSRLVRAQVVAFGVLAITGTAYVGATYAGLDKVFLDRGYTVTAQFSSGGGIFSNAEVTYRGVPVGRVGDLRLTAAGMEADLRIDSGTAPVPADTEAVVADRSAVGEQYVDLRPRVDGGPALHDGSVIVQKDTEIPLPVDSVLSTVDSFADSVPKPALRTVVDELYNATSGAGPALDELVGRGIEFVQTASAHVEPLTRLITDAGTVLDTQVQQADAIREFGTNAELLAAAMKQSDGDLRKLIPAVPAAADQVADLIRESGPGLGIMLANLLTTAQVLDSRQDGVRQLLVTAPKAVAAAGSVARPDGVHVGLSLNFFDPPPCTTGYGTTYRNGLDTSTRPLNTSARCALPEGDPTNVRGSQNAPGGRP, from the coding sequence ATGCTCTCCCGGCTGGTCCGGGCCCAGGTAGTGGCCTTCGGGGTGCTGGCGATCACCGGCACCGCGTACGTCGGCGCCACCTACGCGGGCCTGGACAAGGTGTTCCTCGACCGCGGTTACACCGTGACCGCGCAGTTCAGCTCCGGCGGCGGGATCTTCAGCAACGCGGAGGTCACCTACCGCGGCGTGCCGGTGGGCCGGGTCGGCGACCTGCGGCTGACCGCCGCGGGGATGGAGGCCGACCTGCGCATCGACTCCGGCACGGCGCCGGTGCCCGCGGACACCGAGGCGGTCGTCGCGGACCGCTCGGCGGTCGGCGAGCAGTACGTCGACCTCCGGCCCCGGGTCGACGGCGGCCCGGCACTGCACGACGGCTCGGTCATCGTCCAGAAGGACACCGAGATCCCGCTGCCGGTGGACTCGGTTCTGTCCACTGTGGACTCATTCGCGGACTCGGTGCCGAAACCGGCCCTGCGCACCGTGGTCGACGAGCTGTACAACGCGACGTCCGGCGCCGGTCCCGCCCTCGACGAGCTGGTCGGCCGGGGGATCGAGTTCGTGCAGACGGCGAGCGCGCACGTCGAGCCGCTGACCCGGCTGATCACCGACGCCGGCACGGTGCTGGACACCCAGGTGCAGCAGGCGGACGCGATCCGCGAGTTCGGCACGAACGCGGAACTCCTGGCCGCGGCGATGAAACAGTCGGACGGTGACCTCCGGAAGCTGATCCCCGCCGTGCCGGCCGCCGCGGACCAGGTCGCGGACCTCATCCGCGAATCCGGGCCGGGACTCGGGATCATGCTGGCGAACCTGCTCACCACCGCCCAGGTCCTGGACAGCCGCCAGGACGGCGTGCGGCAGCTGCTGGTCACCGCGCCGAAGGCGGTCGCGGCCGCCGGCTCCGTCGCGCGGCCGGACGGGGTGCACGTCGGGCTGTCGCTGAACTTCTTCGACCCGCCGCCGTGCACCACGGGATACGGGACCACCTACCGCAACGGGCTCGACACCTCGACGCGGCCGCTGAACACCTCCGCGAGGTGCGCGCTGCCCGAGGGCGACCCGACGAACGTCCGCGGCTCGCAGAACGCACCGGGAGGACGACCGTGA
- a CDS encoding MlaD family protein, whose protein sequence is MRSVLAPAVKGLIFFAVTALATGLLAVTIANSGAPDAVGYTARFTDATSVNAGDEVRMAGVRIGQVDSIRVVDQRVAEVGFSVDRAHRPTAATTITIRYRNLVGQRYLAVDPGPAPAPAPLPDGAQIPLERTTPALDLTTLFNGFKPLFQALSPDDVNQLSFELVQVLQGEGGTVESLLQHTASLTSTLAGKDQVIGQVIGNLNSVLDTVNAQGDQFDALVDTTSRLVSGLAADAGPIGRAVGGLGDLSNATAGLLEQGRKPLADSITALGDLSRNLADNTPVFQKFIDNLPAKYDRIGTLFSYGSWANFYLCAVRTDAKPAPGGPPPGIPVTAERCR, encoded by the coding sequence ATGAGGAGTGTGCTCGCGCCGGCGGTCAAGGGACTGATCTTCTTCGCCGTGACTGCCCTCGCGACGGGGCTGCTCGCGGTCACCATCGCCAACAGCGGGGCCCCGGACGCCGTGGGCTACACCGCGCGGTTCACCGACGCGACGTCGGTCAACGCCGGTGACGAGGTGCGCATGGCCGGGGTCCGGATCGGCCAGGTCGACTCCATCCGGGTCGTCGACCAGCGGGTCGCGGAGGTGGGCTTCTCGGTGGACCGCGCGCACCGGCCGACCGCGGCGACCACGATCACCATCCGGTACCGCAACCTGGTCGGCCAGCGTTACCTCGCGGTGGATCCTGGGCCAGCCCCGGCTCCGGCGCCGTTGCCCGACGGGGCGCAGATCCCGCTGGAACGGACCACCCCCGCCCTCGACCTCACCACGTTGTTCAACGGCTTCAAGCCCTTGTTCCAGGCCCTCTCCCCGGACGACGTGAACCAGCTGTCGTTCGAGCTCGTCCAGGTGCTGCAAGGGGAAGGCGGCACCGTCGAGAGCCTGCTGCAGCACACCGCGTCGCTCACCTCGACCCTGGCCGGCAAGGACCAGGTGATCGGGCAGGTGATCGGCAACCTGAATTCGGTGCTGGACACGGTGAACGCCCAGGGCGACCAGTTCGACGCGCTGGTCGACACGACTTCGCGGCTGGTCAGCGGCCTGGCCGCGGACGCCGGCCCGATCGGGCGCGCGGTCGGCGGCCTCGGCGACCTGAGCAACGCGACGGCCGGGCTGCTGGAGCAGGGCCGCAAACCGCTGGCCGACAGCATCACCGCGCTGGGCGACCTGTCCCGCAACCTCGCCGACAACACCCCGGTGTTCCAGAAGTTCATCGACAACCTGCCGGCGAAGTACGACCGCATCGGCACTTTGTTCTCCTACGGCTCCTGGGCCAACTTCTACCTCTGCGCGGTGCGGACCGACGCCAAGCCCGCCCCGGGCGGCCCGCCGCCGGGCATCCCCGTGACCGCTGAGAGGTGCCGATGA